A genomic segment from Spinacia oleracea cultivar Varoflay chromosome 3, BTI_SOV_V1, whole genome shotgun sequence encodes:
- the LOC130470122 gene encoding uncharacterized protein, protein MGSEGPAPSAVTVHVTDFKKYHGVAENPTETIVHNLKEYMEKKGLPKGLALRSRNVLETAGLGAVAPLHQTLQSAINGNDSELPNFGTVIWVSCSILSSSQDRMIQEEFNYPSLSELQKHLTDEKYLTYEEYSMAIGFYILLRAVDQFGANYNSFAGQFDGEIDID, encoded by the exons ATGGGTTCAGAAGGTCCTGCTCCGTCAGCAGTAACAGTTCACGTGACAGATTTTAAGAAGTATCATGGAGTTGCCGAAAATCCAACAGAGACAATTGTGCATAATCTGAAAGAATACATGGAGAAGAAGGGTTTACCAAAAGGGTTGGCTTTAAGGAGCCGCAATGTTCTTGAAACTGCAGGACTTGGGGCAGTTGCTCCTCTTCATCAGACGCTGCAATCTGCCATTAACGGGAATGATTCAGAATTGCCAAATTTTGGGACTGTTATTTGGGTCAGTTGCTCAATACTTTCTTCTTCaca AGACCGTATGATTCAGGAGGAGTTCAATTATCCTAGCCTTTCTGAGTTGCAAAAGCATTTGACAGATGAGAAGTATTTGACATATGAGGAATACAG TATGGCTATTGGGTTTTATATCTTGTTGCGGGCTGTAGACCAGTTTGGTGCTAACTATAACAGTTTTGCTGGCCAGTTTGACGG AGAGATAGATATAGACTAA